The Magnetospirillum sp. WYHS-4 nucleotide sequence TGCAAGGCGTCCAACCGCGCCAGGGGATCGAGCCGCCGCCAGCCTTCGCGGACCAGGTCGGGGTCCAGCGCCTCGGGGAGTTCCCAGGGCATGAAGAGGCCGCGCCGCAGCAGGTAGGCGTCGCCGTAGCGAGTGCCGTATTCCAGCACTCCCGCCCACTTCGGCGAGGTCCGTCCCCTGAGGAAGGAAGCGGAGACTGCCCGCAGCCCCTTGCCCAGCACCCGTCCGCCGGGAATCCAGCCGAGCGCGCCGACCAGTCTGGGAACCTGGCGGAAGGTGTCGTAGCCGCCGAACAGTTCGTCGCCACCCAGGCCCGATAGCGCCACCTTCAGTCCGGTTTCCCGTGCCGCCCTGGCCACAAAGTATGTATTGACGCCATCGATGGTCGGCTGGTCCATGGCAGCCAACAGGTCATCGCGAGCGGCAGCGAAATCGGGGGCGGCCACCCGACGCGTCCGGTGGGCGGTGGCGAAGGCGCGGGCGGCGGCCTCGGCGAAAGGAACCTCGTCTCTCGCGGTCCCGCGGAATTCCTCGAACCCCAGGGTAAAGGAATGCAGCCCCGCCCCATGGGCCTCGGAAGCCAGGGCGGCGATGGTCGCCGAGTCCAGACCCGCCGACAAGAACACGCCGACAGGAACATCGGCCACCAAGTGATGGGCGATGCTGTCCCGCAAGGCCTCCGGCAAGTCGCTCGCCGGCCCGGGGGCTGCCAGTTCGCATCCCAGATCGAAGAAGGCCGACGGCTCTGCCGAGCCCTTTTCGTCCGCCCAGAGGGTATGGCCGGCCGGCAGGGACCGGACCGCCCGGTCGATGGTGAAGGGCTCGGGCACCGCGCCGAACAGGAAGAAGCCAACCGCCCCCGCCGCGTCCAGTCCGCCGCTCAGGCCGCCGGCTTGCAAAGCCTTGACCTGCGAGGCGAAGGCCAGGCCCCGCCCATCGTCCGCGTAATAGAGAGGCTTGATGCCGAAGGGATCGCGCGCCAGCAGGAGCCCCCGCTTGTCCAGGTCCCAGATGGCGAAGGCGTACATGCCGCGCAGGCGTTCCACCAGAGCCCGCCCGTCGCGACGGTAGAGTTGCAGCAAGACCTCGGTATCCGTCGCCGTGGCGAAGCGCACGCCCTGGGCCTCCAACTCCGCCCGCAAAACCTTGTAATTGTAGATCTCGCCATTGAAGACGATGACCAACCGCCCGTCGGCCGAGACCATGGGCTGGGCCCCGGCATCGCCAAGACCGATGATGGCGAGGCGGCGATGGGCGAATCCGACCCGTCCATCCTCGGCGATCCAGGTACCGGCCCCATCGGGCCCGCGCCGGACCATGGAATCGCGCATGGCCTCCAGCCCCGCCCGATCCACCGGAGGCGCCTCCCTGCCATAAGCGAAAAGTCCGGCGATCCCGCACATACCGGCCTTCATAGCGCCCGGCGAGGACGGGGGCAAGAAGGGCGGTTCCCTATCGGCTACAATGCGGGTCAAGCTGATGTTGGAGGCGCGCGGGTTGCGGCTGGACCCCGGTTCCCTATCGGCTACAATCGGCGTTGCCAAGCCCCGCACGGGCTAGCGTGTTGCGGCTGGACCCCGGTTCCCTATCGGCTACAATCATCGGGTTGTTGGTGGTGTCGAGAAAACTGTTGCGGCTGGACCCCGGTTCCCTATCGGCTACAATACTGAGTTACCTGGGCAACTGATTGATAAAGTTGCGGCTGGACCCCGGTTCCCTATCGGCTACAATGATCATTGCGAGACCCCGCTCCGGTGGTGGGTTGCGGCTGGACCCCGGTTCCCTATCGGCTACAATCGGTCCAGCTTCCGGGGCCGGCAGTACGGTGTTGCGGCTGGACCCCGGTTCCCTATCGGCTACAATCGTGGGGCCGATTGGCAGCGGGTGTCGGAAGTTGCGGCTGGACCCCGGTTCCCTATCGGCTACAATCTTTTCGACTTTCCTGTCTCGCGCCGGATCGTTGCGGCTGGACCCCGGTTCCCTATCGGCTACAATCATGCGGGAGGCCACCATCCAGGTGCAGCTGTTGCGGCTGGACCCCGGTTCCCTATCGGCTACAATCATCCGGGTCCGGCGCAACACGGCGGACGCGTTGCGGCTGGACCCCGGTTCCCTATCGGCTACAATCATCCGGCCTACGAGGCGGCGCAGCGCGTCGTTGCGGCTGGACCCCGGTTCCCTATCGGCTACAATCCGATCGGGTTCTCCAGCTCCTCCTCCATGTTGCGGCTGGACCCCGGTTCCCTATCGGCTACAATGACCACGAGGCGGCCTTAACCGCCCTGGCGGTTGCGGCTGGACCCCGGTTCCCTATCGGCTACAATGCAATTTACGCAATCGCCGACGAGGCGGGAGTTGCGGCTGGACCCCGGTTCCCTATCGGCTACAATCTGGGCTTCGTCCTGCCGATCTATGCGGACGTTGCGGCTGGACCCCGGTTCCCTATCGGCTACAATGTGACGGCATCCCGGCGGTCGTTGTCGGTTGTTGCGGCTGGACCCCGGTTCCCTATCGGCTACAATGCACCGCCGTGGTACTGAACGAATGGTTCGGTTGCGGCTGGACCCCGGTTCCCTATCGGCTACAATCTTGCCGGGGGCGGAAAGCCCCACGGCAAAGTTGCGGCTGGACCCCGGTTCCCTATCGGCTACAATGAGGGGCGGACGATGGATGGAACGGGCAGGGTTGCGGCTGGACCCCGGTTCCCTATCGGCTACAATATTGGCGTGGTGGACCGTGAAAGAGATAGCGTTGCGGCTGGACCCCGGTTCCCTATCGGCTACAATCATGGCGTCGGCCCGCGTGTCGGCCCGAAGTTGCGGCTGGACCCCGGTTCCCTATCGGCTACAATAGCTTACGCAGGTCCTCGTCGGCACGTCCGGTTGCGGCTGGACCCCGGTTCCCTATCGGCTACAATCC carries:
- the asnB gene encoding asparagine synthase (glutamine-hydrolyzing), with the protein product MDRAGLEAMRDSMVRRGPDGAGTWIAEDGRVGFAHRRLAIIGLGDAGAQPMVSADGRLVIVFNGEIYNYKVLRAELEAQGVRFATATDTEVLLQLYRRDGRALVERLRGMYAFAIWDLDKRGLLLARDPFGIKPLYYADDGRGLAFASQVKALQAGGLSGGLDAAGAVGFFLFGAVPEPFTIDRAVRSLPAGHTLWADEKGSAEPSAFFDLGCELAAPGPASDLPEALRDSIAHHLVADVPVGVFLSAGLDSATIAALASEAHGAGLHSFTLGFEEFRGTARDEVPFAEAAARAFATAHRTRRVAAPDFAAARDDLLAAMDQPTIDGVNTYFVARAARETGLKVALSGLGGDELFGGYDTFRQVPRLVGALGWIPGGRVLGKGLRAVSASFLRGRTSPKWAGVLEYGTRYGDAYLLRRGLFMPWELPEALDPDLVREGWRRLDPLARLDALQAPLADPRRKVQVLETSWYMRNQLLRDADWAGMAHSLEIRVPLVDIGLFRAIAALEAGKRDMARAVGARLPEVILNRPKTGFFIPVQDWLQGVGAEPGYRGWAKRVFAAFS